Within the Candidatus Rokuibacteriota bacterium genome, the region CCCGAGTTGATCGGCGCCCCCGGCGCTTCCCCCGCCGCGTCGCGCGCTAGCGCGACAAAAGCTTGGCGAGCGCGGCTTCGACGTCGGAGAAGTCGTCGAAGAGGAGATCGGGGCTCTCCGCTTCGAGCTCGTCGCGCCGGTATAGTCCCGTCGCGACGGCGACCGCGACGGCCCCGAAGTGACGCGCGCACTCGATGTCGTGCGGCGTGTCCCCGATCACCAGCACCTTCTCGGGCCGAAAGCTGTGCCCGGTCAGCGCCTGAGCGCGCCGCGCAGCGAGCGACGGCAGCTGTCTGCGGTCGAGATGGTCGGAGCCGTAGGCGCCCAGGCGAAAATAGGGCTGGAGCCCCGTCGGCTCGAGCTTGATCCGCGCTCCCGCCTCGATGTTCCCCGTCAGCAGTCCGACGAGCGCCTCGGGCGCGCCGTCGAGACGCCGGACGAGGTCGGCGATGCCCGGCAGCGTGACAACCCCGCTGCCGTCGCCGACTTCCGCCGCGAGCCCGCGCGCATAGGCCTCGAAGCAGTCATCGAGACGCTCACGCACCGCCGGGCGAGTCAGCCCCGCCCCCTCCATGAGGTCGAAGACGATGCGCGGATCCGTCCGGCCGCGAAGGTCGTACCGCTCGATGTCTCCTGCCGTCCCGTACACCTCATTGAGGGCGGCCGCGAGCGCCCGGCGCCCGGCGCCGCGCGCGGTCAGGATGGTGCCGTCGATGTCGAAGAGGACGAGGCGCATGGGGATCAGCGGGGAGCGGGCAGGGCGAGCGCGCGCAGGCGTAGGACGATGGGCGGCAGCCGGTCGAGCACGGCGTCCACCTCGGCGAGCGTGCTCCAGCGGCCCAGCGTGAAGCAGAGCGAGCCCTCCATCTCCTCGGGGGCGCAGCCGATGGCCCGGAGCACGTGGGACGGCGTGCCGGTCCGCTGCGCGCAGGCCGAGCCCGACGACGCCGCCACGCCGCAGAGATCCAGGTCGAGGAGCACGCTGTCCGCCTTGACCCCTCGGAGCACGAAGCTCGCGTGGTGAGGCAGACGCTCCGCGCGCGAGCCCGTCAGCCGGCAATCCGGGATGGAGGCGGCCAGCGCGTCCACGAAGCGATCGCGGAGCGCGGCGAGGCGCGCAGGCTCGCCGTGGCCCGCCTCGGCCCGCATCAGCTCAGCCGCAACGCCGAGCCCGACCAGGGCGGGCAGGTTCTCCGTGCCGGATCGGTAGCCGCCCTCCTGCCCGCCTCCCAGCATCTGCGGCAGGAGCTTGATGCCCGGCCTGACCCAGAGCGCCCCCGCTCCCGGAGGGCCGTAGAGGTCGTTGCTCGACAGGGTCACCAGGTCGAGGCCCACGGCTTCGGCGGCAAACGGCATCCGCCCCAGAGCGCCGACGGCATCCGCATGGAGCGGGACGCCCACCGCGCGCGTGATCCGCGCGATGTCGCCCAGCGGCTGGAGCGTGCCGATCTCCGCGCAGGCGGCGCCGATCGAGACGAGGACGGTCTCGGGTCTGAGCGCCCTCCGCACCACCTCGGGATCGACGCGTCCCTCGGCATCGACAGGAAGGATGCTCACGGCGCCGCCGGCCTTCTCGACGTCGCGGCAGGCGTTGAGCACCGAGATGTGCTCCGCGGCCGACGTGACGACGTGGCGGGGCCTGTCGCCGCCGCGCAGCGCAACGCCGCGGATCGCGAGGTTGTTGGCCTCGGTGGCGCCCGAGGTGAAGATGACGCCCGGCGCCGCGCCGCCCACGAGCCGGGCAACCTTGGCACGGGCCGCTTCGAGCGACTCGCGGGCCTCGGAGCCGAGGGAGTGCGGCGCGGAAGGATTGCCGATGCCGGCCTCGAGGAAGGGCCGCATCACGGCAAGGACGCGCGGATCTACCGGCGAGAACCCGGCGTAATCGAGGTAGACCCTGTCGGGAGCAGCGCCCCCGCGCTCCACGCCGCTACCGGGTCTTCCTGACCAGGAAACGGTACACGCCGTCCTCCCGCGAGACCTCCACCAGCTCGTTACCGGTGATCCGGCACCAGCTCCGCATGTCGGCGTCCGAGGCCGGATCGTCCGACAGCATGGCCAGAAGCTCTCCGGGACGCATGAGCAGGATGGCCTCGCGGGACTTGACGATCGGCATTGGGCAGAAGAGCCCAATGCAGTCGATCTCCCTGTCGGGAATGAACACTTTTGGCTCGGTCGCCATGCCCCGATACGGTATCCTAGGCCTCGCGGCGCAGTCAAGGCGGCGGGGTGGTTTCTTGACTATCCACTATCCGCCAGCCAATACTTACCGAATGGCTCAGGCCAAGCGAGCGGTGAGACCCAAGCCCGACGAGCCCGCCCTGGTTGCGGGCGGCTCACGGCGCACCATCATGTTCGCCCTGTGGCTGACCTCCTTCATCCCGCTCATGGTGGTCGCCTACAGCCTCTACGCGTACCTTCTGCCGCTGCTCGACCACACCCGGCAGGTTCGTGATCTGCCCTGGCTTCAGGCCCTGCTCGTCTTCACCGGGCTCCTGATGGCCGTGGGCGGGCTGCTCATCTGGGATCTGACGCGCACGCTCCCTCGCCCCGAGCCTGCCGCCCAAGCGCCCGCGCCGGAGCGCCCGCAGGCGGCGTCGGGAAACCCGGACGACGCCGACGGCCTGCTGCACTCCTTCTCCCGCATGCTCGCGCCCATCGAGCAGCAGGCGGCGGCACTCGACCGCTACGCCACGCGGCTCGACAACGCCTACCAGGAACTCGAGTCCACCAACGCACGGCTCAAGGAGTTCTCCTTCAAGGACGAGGTGACGGGGCTCTATAACCGGCGCTTCTTCTCGATCCGTCTCGAGGAAGAGGTCTCGCGGTACCGCCGTTTCAATCACCCCGTCTCGGTCGTGCTCCTCGACCTCGACGCCTTTAAATCGGTCAATGACGAGCTCGGCCACGCTGCAGGCGACGAAACGCTGCGGGGCATGGCCGAGATCCTCCTCCGGCACTCGCGCGGCATCAACGTCATCTGCCGCTACGGCGGCGACGAGTTCGCAGTCCTCCTGGTCGAGACCTCCAAGGCGGGCGCGCGGCTGTACGCCGACCGAATTCGCTACGTGCTCTCCTCGCACCAGTTCGCCCACCGCCGGCGCGTGACGGCGAGCTTCGGCATCGCCTCCCTGCCCGAGGACGTGGCGCCCACCGCGGACGACCTGATCCAGGCCGCCGACGAGGCGCTGTACGCGGCCAAGCGCGCCGGCAAGAACCGCGTCTCCGTCCACGAGGACGTCGTCGTGGCGCAGCCCGCGGCTTCCGAGGCCAAGGTCGAATGAGCGAGCCCTCGGTCCCCAGGCAGATCCTCATCGTCGAGGACGACGCCAAGGTCCGCGGCGCCCTGCGCGAGGTCTTCGTCAGCGACGGCTACCAGTGCCAAGTGGCGGCCAACGGGCGCGAGGGGCTGGACGCCTTCCAGCGGGAGCGCCCGCCGCTGACGCTGACCGACATCAAGATGCCCGTGATGGACGGACTCGAGTTTCTGAAGCGCGCCCGAGCCGTAGACGGCGATGCCGCGATCATCGTCATCACCGGCGTTGGCGACGTGAAGACCGCCATCGAAAGCCTCAAGTGCGGGGCGTACGATTTCATCGTCAAGCCCGTGAACGTCGAGGAGGTCCTCATCGCGGCCGAGCGGGCGCTCGAGCGGCGGCAGCTGCTCATGGAGCGGCGCGAGTACCACACGCTGCTGGAGCGGCGCGTGGCCGAGGCGACGCGGGACCTGGCCGCCGCGCTGAACGAGCTCGAGGATACCTATCGGACGACGCTCGAGGCCCTGGGCTCGGCGCTCGACACGCGCGACATCGGCACGCACGCGCACTCGCGGCGGGTCGTCGGCTACTCCTTAGCGCTCGCGCGAGGCCATAGCCTGCCGGAAAGCCAGATGCGCGACATCGAACACGGCGTGCTGCTCCACGACATCGGAAAGATCGGCATCCCCGACGGCATCCTGCTCAAGCCGGGGCCCCTGGGACCGGAAGAGTGGAAGATCATGCGCACCCACCCCGACCTGGGCCGCCGGCTCGTCGAGCCCATTCCCTTCCTGCGGGGCGCCGTGCCCATCGTCTACCACCACCATGAGCGGTGGGACGGGACGGGCTACCCGGCGGGGCTCCGCGGCGCGACGATCCCGCTCAGCGCGCGCATCTTCGCGGTCGCCGATGCCTTCGACGCCATGACGTTCGACCGGCCGTACTCGGTCGCCATCTCCTTCGAAGCGGCCCGCCGCGAGATCGAGCGCTGCTCCGGCACGCACTTCGACCCCGCGGTGGTCGAGACCTTTCTGAAGCTCCCGCTGGAGTTGCTGGAGACCATCCGGAACGGATCGGGAAATGCCGGGCAGCCCGTGACGAAGGGCCCGCTCATGAGGGAGCACTAGCGCAGCGCTACGCCGGCTCCTTGAGGTCGTACTTCTCGACCGCATAGGCCTTCTGCTTGAACTTCTGCACCTTCCCCGACCCCGTCAGCGGAAAGCTCTCGACGATCTCGACGTACTTCGGCACCTTGAAGTTCGCGATCTTGCCGTGCGCGAAGTCGGCGATCTCTTCGGCCGTGAGCGTCTCGCCCGCCTTCGGGATGACGAAGGCCATGACCGCCTCGCCCATGACGGGGTCGGGCACGCCCACGATCGAGATATCCAGCACCTTGGGGTGGCGCAGGTAGAAGTTCTCGATCTCCGCCGGGTACGTGTTGAAGCCGCCGACGATGATCATGTCGGTGAGGCGGCCCGTGATGCGCAGGTAGCCGTCGGCGTCCTTGACCCCCATGTCCCCGGTGTGGAGCCACTCGCCGCGGATCTTCTCGGCCGTCGCCTCCGGCTTGCCGTAGTAACCGCGCATCAGCGTCGGGCCCGCGATGCAGACCTCGCCCTCCTGGCCGGCTCCGAGCTCGGCGCCGGTGACGGGGTCCACGATGCAGTCCTCGATCTCCGGGGTCCGGAGCCCGACCGTGGACACGCGTTTCTCGATGGGGTCGCCCGGACGGGTCCAGTGGGTGCCGCCCGTGGCCTCGGTCAACCCGTACACGACGAGGGCATCCATGCCGAGGCCGCGGTCGCGGTCGAGAATCTTCCGCATGGTCTCCACGGGCACGGGCGCCGCGCCGATGGAGCCCGTGCGCAGCGACCTGAGATCGTACCGGCCGAAAGAGGGGTGGCCCAGGATGGTGATGAACATCGTCGGCACGCCCGAGAAAATCGTGACCCGCTCGGCCTGGATGAGCCGCATCGCCTCGGCCGGGTCGAAGACGTCCATCACCACCTGGGTGGAGCCGGCGAGGCAGTTGGCCGCGACGCCGCCCATGGACCCGAAGATGTGGAAGTACGGCACCGGCACGAGGTAGCGGTCCCGCGCCGTCCAGCCGTGGAGGTCCTGGTACACGCGGCACTTGTAGTAGATGTTGCCGTGAGTGAGGAGGCACCCCTTCGGCTCGCCCGTGGTCCCGGACGTGTACAGCATCGCGGCGGCGTCATCGGGGCTGACGCGGATCCGCTCGAGGGCCCCGGCACCGCTCGAAGATCCCAGGCTCTCGACGTCGGCCCAGGAGCGGCAGCCGGCCGGGACGTGATCGCCCAGCACGACCACGTGACTGAGCGCCCGACAGCTCGCGCTCATAAGCCGGTCGCCGGGCCGGTCGATCTCAGGGCAGATCTCCCGCAGGATCCCGATGTAGTCGACGCCCGCGGCATCGAAGCGGTCCAGCAGGATGAGCGCCTTGGCGTCGGACTGTCTCAGGACGTACTCGACCTCGAAGGCCTTGTAGCGGCTGTTGCACGTCACCGTCACCGCGCCTACCTTGGCGATTCCAAGGTTGGCCACGTTCCACTCGACGCGATTCGGCATCCAAAGCACGACGTGGTCGCCGGGCCGGATGCCGAGCGCCAGGAGCCCCTGGGCGAAGGCATCGGCGCGGGCCTTCAGCGCGCCGTAGGACACCCGCTCGTCCTTGAAGACGACCGCCTCCTGCGACGGATCGCGCGCCGCCGCCCGGTCGAGCATCTGCCCGAGCGTCAGCGCGGGGCCGAGCCCGCCCGTCATCCCTTCGTCGCCTCGATTTGCTCGAGCATCTGCCGGGCACGCCCGAAGGCGTGCGCCAGCTCCTCGTGCGAGAGTCCCTGGTCGCGCGCCTTCTGGATGATCCCCCGCACGTCCTGCCATCGCTGCATGGCCGCGTCGCGGTCGCCTGCCTCAAGCAGGCGGTCAATCCTCTCGCCGGCACCGTCCGAGATCCGCTCGATGGTCCGGGCGAGGAGCTCGCGGGTCTTGCGCTCGAGGCCCAGGTCGAGGTCGCAGAGGTGCAGCGCACGGAAGAGCGGCCGCAGTGCCGCCTCGAGCTCGAAGGCCACGATGTCACGACGACCGTGCCGCATGTAGCCGTTCCAGATCCGACGGTTGGCGCCGTGCCACCGCCCCGGGGTGACGGCATCCACCGAGCTCGCGGCCAGAATCTCCCGAGCGCGCTCGAGGGCGTCCAGCGCGTCCGCCTCCGTCGTCTCGGTGCCCCGGGAGGTCGCGACGAGGCGCCCGATCTGGCGGACGATGCACCGCGCCGCCAGCTCCGCCAGCGGGGCCCGGCGCGCCGCCGGCAGGTCCTCGGAGTCGAGGGCCTGGCGGACAAGCTCGCGAGCCTGGGTAAACTGCCGCCGCCGCATCAACCCGCGGCCCGCCAGCCCGTAGCCGTCCCACAGCGCCTCGCGAGCGCGATCGAGGAGCACCGACACTTCCTCGGTGGCCGGAGCGGCGACGATGCGCCACTCGAGCCACAGCACAGCCATGCGGAGCACCGCCACGCGCTCCCCGGAAGTGGCTGACATGGCATCCGCCGCTGCCAGGAGCCGGCGCGCCGACGTTGCCGCCGCCGCGGCGATGCGCTGCGGGCAGCCCTCGGAGACGCCGTCGGGCGCCGCGCGGACCGCGGCATCGAGCGCCCCTTGGGCGCCCTCGATATCGCCCAAGGCGTGGCGCGACACGCCCACCACCGTCCAGAGCGCGGCCCGGATGAAGGAAGGCTCGGCCCCTTCGGCCGGCCCGCCCGCCTCGAGATGCGGCACCGCGGCCTCGATGACGTGCGAATGCTGCCGTTCCTGCTGGAGCGCCAGTGCGCGCTCGAGTGCGTCGAGCGCCGGATCCAGCGGGGGCGGCAGCGCCGCGGCTGCGGCGGCCGGCTGGGCCTCGGGAGCGAGAGGCAGATCAGGCTGGCTCGTCCGCGACTCCGCAGGGGGGGACGCAGAAGCCGCCGGACGGGGACGCGAGCCGGGACGATGCGAGCGACGGCGCTCGGGGCCTGTGTACGGCGCTCGGGGCGGGACCTCCGGCGGTGCGGGCGCCGCATTCGTGGTCGGCCTCACGCTCGATCGCCGCTGCGGTCGGGTCGCGGGCCGCGCGGGCCTGGCGTCGAGAGTCTGGGCCAGCCCCACGAAGAGCAGGATGGCGGCTGCGGCGGCCAGGAGCGCGACCAGTCCCTCTTCGAGCGTCACACCGTCCTTCCCTTCATGACCCCGAACCCTACCACGGCGCCCCGGACCGCGGCCAGAAGCACTTGACTCCCCTCGCGCGCGGGTATCATGATGACCGGAGTCGAGCCGTCACTCCACCAATCGAGGAGGATCAATGCGCCGCGTCGCCGTCATCGGGGTGGGCGTCACGAAATTCGGGAAGCACGACCGCACCAGCGCCGAGCTTTTCGCCGAGGCGGCTGTGGATGCCATCCGGGACGCCGACGTCGCCCCGTCGGCGATCCAGGCCCTGTACTACGGCAATGTCACCGGTGGCGAGGGCGAAAAGCAGCTGCACATGGGCCCGCTCGCGGCGACGCTCCTGGGCATACCGACGATCCCGACAACCCGCTTCGAGAACGCCTGCGCCACGAGCCACGCCGCCTTCCGCCACGCCGTCATGGAGATCGGCGCGGGCGTCTCCGACATCGTCATGGTCGGCGGCGCGGAGCGCGTGCTGAACATCCCGACCGACGCGGCGACCGAGTACTTCGCCTACTGCTCCGATGCGTCGTGGGAGCAATCCGTGGGCCTGACATTCCCTGGGGTCTTCGCGCTCATCGCCCGCGCCCACATGGACAAGCACGGCACGACCGAAGAGCAGATGGCCCACGTGGCAGTCAAGAACCACCGCCACGGCGCGCTCAACCCCAAGGCGCAGTTCCGGAAGGAGATCACGGTCGACATGGTGCTCAACAGCGCCTACGTCGCCGACCCGCTCAAGCTCCTCGACTGCTGTCCGTTCACCGACGGCGGCGCCGCCCTGGTCCTGGCGGCCGAGGAGGTCGCGCGCAAGCGCCCCCGCTCCGTCTGGGTGCTCGGAACCCAGGCGGCCTCCGACACCATGTTCATGCACGAGAAGCGCGACCTCTCGCGGGTGATGGCAACCGAGCGCGCGGCGGCCGCCGTCTACCGGCAGGCCGGCAAGACCCCCGCCGACGTGGATGTCGTTGAGCTCCATGACTGCTTCACCATTGCCGAGATCGTCGCCACCGAGGGCTTGGGCTTCTTCGAGCCGGGCTTGGGCGGCGCGGCCGCCGAAAAGGGCTGGACGAGCCTCGGGGGCAAGATCCCCGTCAATCCGTCGGGCGGGCTCAAGGCCAAGGGGCATCCGATCGGCGCCACCGGCGCCGCCCAGATCGCCGAGATCACGACCCAACTCCGGGGCGAGGCGGGGCCGCGCCAGGTCGAGGGCGCGCGGACGGGCCTGACCCACACGCTGGGCGGCAACACCGCCACCGTGCTCGTGAGCCTCTTCGGCCGTGGCTGACCAAGTGCTGACGCTGAAGCACTTCTTCGAGGAGGCGCGCGCAGGCCGCCTGACCGGCATCCGGTGCGGCAAGTGCGGCGAGCTCGCGATCCCGCCGAAGGAATTCTGCCCCACCTGCCAGGAGCGGAATTGGGCGCCGGTGCCGCTCGCCGGCGCTGGGAGCATCACGTCCTTCACGGTCATCCGGGTCGCCCCGCGGGGGCGCGGCGCCGAGGCGCCCTATGCAGTCGCGGTCGTGCGGCTCGACGAGGGCGTCTCGCTGCTCGGGCGGATCGTGGACATCCCGTTCGACTCGCTCCGCGCGGATCTGCCCGTGCGCTTTCGCCCGCTCGTCACGGGAGAGCAGACGGCCATTGGCTTCGGCCCCGCCTGAGCCTTACCGCTTGAAGTAGCGCATCTCGAGGGTCACGCACCGCTTCGGCACCCGGTACGGACCGTGGACCATGCCCGGCGGCCTGCACGCGTACATCCCCGCCGTGAAGCTCTGCTTCTTCCCGAGGTCGATGAGCTCGCCCTCGAGGATCCACACCTCTTCCCAGAAATCGTGCGTGATCGTCTCCGTGGTCTCGACGCCCGTGTCGAACTGGAGCAGGCGCGTCACGTCGCCGTCCTCGCTCCTGCTCAGGATCTTCTGCTTGACGCCTGCGCCTCCCGCTCCCCCCGTGGCCGAGCTCGCGACGGGCTCCCAGGGGATATGGTCGGGCTTGAAGAACTCCAACTCTGGCTTGGGCATGTGTAGGCTCGCCTCCGTGACAAAGTGAAGGGGGGCTACGACCGAAGCCCGTAGCCCCCCTTCTCGAATGGAGCGGCCGACCGGATTCGAACCGGCGACGTCCAGCTTGGGAAGCTGGCATTCTGCCACTGAATTACGGCCGCGTTCAGGAGCTATTCTAGCCCCCGCCCTCCTGAAGTCAACTCTCGCTACTTGATCGACATGTCGTAGGCTTTGATCAGCTCGTCGCTCCGGGCCTTCCAGTTGAGCCGCTTGCTGGCGCCGTAGAGGTCGATCTGCTGGTAGAGCGGCACCGCGGCCTGATCCTCGATCCACAGCTTGTTGATGCGGAAGTACTGGGCCTGCCGCTGCTTCTCGTCCAACATGGTCTGGGCCTGGTCGATCATCCCGTCCATGTCCGCGTTGTAGTAGTTGGCGAGCAGACTGCCCGAGCGGAAGAGCGGCACGTAGATGCCCTCGGCGTCCATCATCCCCTGCCCCCAGCCGATGAGCCAGACGGGCCCGGCCTTGTGGACGTAAACCAGATTGTTCAGGTAGTTGACGAACTCGAAGGTTCGCAGCGTCGTCTTGATCCCCGCCTTGGTCAGCTGGCCGGCGGCGGCCTCGGCCACTTCCTTGTCGCGCACGTAGCGCCCCTGCGGGCCGTTGAGCGTGATCTCGAGACCGTTGGGGAAGCCCGCGTCGGCCAGCAGCTTCTTGGCCTTGACCAGGTCCTGCTTGAGGGGCTTGAGCGAGGGGTCATAGCCAAAGTGCATGCTGGGCAGCATGGTCGCCACCCGCTGCGCCTTGCCGTCGAGCACGCCCTTGATGATCTCGTCCACGTCGAGCGCCAGCGCGATCGCCTGCCGGACCCGCTTGTCCGCCGACGGCCCCTGGTACACCCCGACCAGCTTGTTCTGGGTGTCGAACTGGTGCGTGTAGAACATGAGCTGGATGGTCCGGACGCTGGGCGCCGTGCTGAGGAAGAGCTTCGGGTGGTTGGCGATGATGTTGGCCAGGTGCGGCGGGATGTTGACGGCGACGTCGACCTCGCCGTTCTGTAGCGCGGCGACCCGCACCGCGTCGTCGGGGATGGGCCTGAACACCACGGTCTTGATCCTGGGGGCGCCGCGGAAGTAGCTCTCGTTGGCCTCCAGGACAATCTCCTCGTCCTTGGACCACCGCACGAACTTGTACGGCCCGGTGCCGATCGGGTTCTTGGAGATGAAAGGGCTGTCCTTGTCGGCATAGGCCTTGGGCGGATACATGGCCGCCTGCGGATGGTTCATCGAGGCGGTGAACGTCGGCCAGGGCTTGACGGTGTGGACGCGCACCGTGTACGGGTCCACAACCTCCACCCGCTGGATCAGCTTGAAATTCGAGCTGCCCCGCATCTTGGGATCCTTGGCCCGCTCCAGGCTGAACTTCACCGAGTCGGCGTTGAAGTCTTCCCCGTTGTGAAACTTGACGCCTTTGCGGAGCTTGATCTCCCACACCTGGGGCGAGACCAGCTTCGGCAGCTCGGCGGCCACCGCGGGCACGATCTTCAAGCTCTGGTCCCGCTCCACCAGCTTGTTGTAGATGTGCTCGGCTACCACCGACGCCGGCGTCTCCTGCTGGTTCATGGCGTCCAGCGAGGAGGGGTCGACGCCCTGGGCGATGACGACCTTGCCTTCGGGCGCTGCCCAACCGGCGGCGGGCGCCACGAGGGCGACGAGCGCTGCGGCGAGGGCCGCGCATAGACGTGTCCGAATCATGTCTACCTCCTTAGGATAGCGGGACTGTGGCCGCGACGAGCGG harbors:
- a CDS encoding AMP-binding protein, yielding MTGGLGPALTLGQMLDRAAARDPSQEAVVFKDERVSYGALKARADAFAQGLLALGIRPGDHVVLWMPNRVEWNVANLGIAKVGAVTVTCNSRYKAFEVEYVLRQSDAKALILLDRFDAAGVDYIGILREICPEIDRPGDRLMSASCRALSHVVVLGDHVPAGCRSWADVESLGSSSGAGALERIRVSPDDAAAMLYTSGTTGEPKGCLLTHGNIYYKCRVYQDLHGWTARDRYLVPVPYFHIFGSMGGVAANCLAGSTQVVMDVFDPAEAMRLIQAERVTIFSGVPTMFITILGHPSFGRYDLRSLRTGSIGAAPVPVETMRKILDRDRGLGMDALVVYGLTEATGGTHWTRPGDPIEKRVSTVGLRTPEIEDCIVDPVTGAELGAGQEGEVCIAGPTLMRGYYGKPEATAEKIRGEWLHTGDMGVKDADGYLRITGRLTDMIIVGGFNTYPAEIENFYLRHPKVLDISIVGVPDPVMGEAVMAFVIPKAGETLTAEEIADFAHGKIANFKVPKYVEIVESFPLTGSGKVQKFKQKAYAVEKYDLKEPA
- a CDS encoding response regulator gives rise to the protein MSEPSVPRQILIVEDDAKVRGALREVFVSDGYQCQVAANGREGLDAFQRERPPLTLTDIKMPVMDGLEFLKRARAVDGDAAIIVITGVGDVKTAIESLKCGAYDFIVKPVNVEEVLIAAERALERRQLLMERREYHTLLERRVAEATRDLAAALNELEDTYRTTLEALGSALDTRDIGTHAHSRRVVGYSLALARGHSLPESQMRDIEHGVLLHDIGKIGIPDGILLKPGPLGPEEWKIMRTHPDLGRRLVEPIPFLRGAVPIVYHHHERWDGTGYPAGLRGATIPLSARIFAVADAFDAMTFDRPYSVAISFEAARREIERCSGTHFDPAVVETFLKLPLELLETIRNGSGNAGQPVTKGPLMREH
- a CDS encoding ABC transporter substrate-binding protein — its product is MIRTRLCAALAAALVALVAPAAGWAAPEGKVVIAQGVDPSSLDAMNQQETPASVVAEHIYNKLVERDQSLKIVPAVAAELPKLVSPQVWEIKLRKGVKFHNGEDFNADSVKFSLERAKDPKMRGSSNFKLIQRVEVVDPYTVRVHTVKPWPTFTASMNHPQAAMYPPKAYADKDSPFISKNPIGTGPYKFVRWSKDEEIVLEANESYFRGAPRIKTVVFRPIPDDAVRVAALQNGEVDVAVNIPPHLANIIANHPKLFLSTAPSVRTIQLMFYTHQFDTQNKLVGVYQGPSADKRVRQAIALALDVDEIIKGVLDGKAQRVATMLPSMHFGYDPSLKPLKQDLVKAKKLLADAGFPNGLEITLNGPQGRYVRDKEVAEAAAGQLTKAGIKTTLRTFEFVNYLNNLVYVHKAGPVWLIGWGQGMMDAEGIYVPLFRSGSLLANYYNADMDGMIDQAQTMLDEKQRQAQYFRINKLWIEDQAAVPLYQQIDLYGASKRLNWKARSDELIKAYDMSIK
- a CDS encoding cupin domain-containing protein; the encoded protein is MPKPELEFFKPDHIPWEPVASSATGGAGGAGVKQKILSRSEDGDVTRLLQFDTGVETTETITHDFWEEVWILEGELIDLGKKQSFTAGMYACRPPGMVHGPYRVPKRCVTLEMRYFKR
- a CDS encoding cysteine desulfurase family protein gives rise to the protein MERGGAAPDRVYLDYAGFSPVDPRVLAVMRPFLEAGIGNPSAPHSLGSEARESLEAARAKVARLVGGAAPGVIFTSGATEANNLAIRGVALRGGDRPRHVVTSAAEHISVLNACRDVEKAGGAVSILPVDAEGRVDPEVVRRALRPETVLVSIGAACAEIGTLQPLGDIARITRAVGVPLHADAVGALGRMPFAAEAVGLDLVTLSSNDLYGPPGAGALWVRPGIKLLPQMLGGGQEGGYRSGTENLPALVGLGVAAELMRAEAGHGEPARLAALRDRFVDALAASIPDCRLTGSRAERLPHHASFVLRGVKADSVLLDLDLCGVAASSGSACAQRTGTPSHVLRAIGCAPEEMEGSLCFTLGRWSTLAEVDAVLDRLPPIVLRLRALALPAPR
- a CDS encoding GGDEF domain-containing protein, with the translated sequence MAQAKRAVRPKPDEPALVAGGSRRTIMFALWLTSFIPLMVVAYSLYAYLLPLLDHTRQVRDLPWLQALLVFTGLLMAVGGLLIWDLTRTLPRPEPAAQAPAPERPQAASGNPDDADGLLHSFSRMLAPIEQQAAALDRYATRLDNAYQELESTNARLKEFSFKDEVTGLYNRRFFSIRLEEEVSRYRRFNHPVSVVLLDLDAFKSVNDELGHAAGDETLRGMAEILLRHSRGINVICRYGGDEFAVLLVETSKAGARLYADRIRYVLSSHQFAHRRRVTASFGIASLPEDVAPTADDLIQAADEALYAAKRAGKNRVSVHEDVVVAQPAASEAKVE
- a CDS encoding haloacid dehalogenase-like hydrolase, which codes for MRLVLFDIDGTILTARGAGRRALAAALNEVYGTAGDIERYDLRGRTDPRIVFDLMEGAGLTRPAVRERLDDCFEAYARGLAAEVGDGSGVVTLPGIADLVRRLDGAPEALVGLLTGNIEAGARIKLEPTGLQPYFRLGAYGSDHLDRRQLPSLAARRAQALTGHSFRPEKVLVIGDTPHDIECARHFGAVAVAVATGLYRRDELEAESPDLLFDDFSDVEAALAKLLSR
- a CDS encoding Zn-ribbon domain-containing OB-fold protein, which produces MADQVLTLKHFFEEARAGRLTGIRCGKCGELAIPPKEFCPTCQERNWAPVPLAGAGSITSFTVIRVAPRGRGAEAPYAVAVVRLDEGVSLLGRIVDIPFDSLRADLPVRFRPLVTGEQTAIGFGPA
- a CDS encoding thiolase domain-containing protein — protein: MRRVAVIGVGVTKFGKHDRTSAELFAEAAVDAIRDADVAPSAIQALYYGNVTGGEGEKQLHMGPLAATLLGIPTIPTTRFENACATSHAAFRHAVMEIGAGVSDIVMVGGAERVLNIPTDAATEYFAYCSDASWEQSVGLTFPGVFALIARAHMDKHGTTEEQMAHVAVKNHRHGALNPKAQFRKEITVDMVLNSAYVADPLKLLDCCPFTDGGAALVLAAEEVARKRPRSVWVLGTQAASDTMFMHEKRDLSRVMATERAAAAVYRQAGKTPADVDVVELHDCFTIAEIVATEGLGFFEPGLGGAAAEKGWTSLGGKIPVNPSGGLKAKGHPIGATGAAQIAEITTQLRGEAGPRQVEGARTGLTHTLGGNTATVLVSLFGRG
- a CDS encoding sulfurtransferase TusA family protein, whose amino-acid sequence is MATEPKVFIPDREIDCIGLFCPMPIVKSREAILLMRPGELLAMLSDDPASDADMRSWCRITGNELVEVSREDGVYRFLVRKTR